The following are from one region of the Sorghum bicolor cultivar BTx623 chromosome 2, Sorghum_bicolor_NCBIv3, whole genome shotgun sequence genome:
- the LOC110432692 gene encoding uncharacterized protein LOC110432692, translated as MTKKTARKDKEVEEDKEEAPSKQENTKFYGKTAPHEFYDTNILLPFPRTRKPTTDEQFGKFVEVIRQLYVNIPLLDAMQVPTYAKYLRDILNNKRPLPTTEVIKLTEECSAAILNQLPEKKKDPGCPTIDCSIGTHHFEHALCDLGASVSVMPKVIFDKLTHAVLSPTSIHLQLADQSIRHPAGVAENIPVKIREFLVPVDFVVLDMEVDEKTPLILGRPFLSTANAHIDVGAGEIQFTINGAQEKFNFKPKVVQCSLILAVDVATVTFITRPKKKTNPTPRAKSKKIWKKKVIQPMTPPKKISVSTQGGGPVLRT; from the coding sequence ATGACAAAAAAGACTGCAAGAAAAGATAAGGAAGTTGAGgaagacaaggaagaagcaCCATCTAAGCAGGAAAACACCAAGTTCTATGGAAAGACAGCTCCGCACGAGTTCTACGACACCAACATTCTGCTGCCAtttccaagaacaaggaagccAACCACCGATGAACAATTCGGGAAGTTTGTTGAGGTAATTCGGCAATTATATGTCAATATTCCACTACTTGATGCAATGCAGGTTCCAACCTATGCCAAGTATTTGAGAGACATCCTCAACAACAAACGCCCGCTGCCTACAACTGAGGTGATTAAGCTAACAGAAGAATGCAGCGCGGCGATACTAAACCAACTAccagaaaagaagaaggaccctGGATGTCCTACCATCGACTGCTCCATTGGGACACATCACTTCGAGCATGCACTGTGCGACttgggagcaagtgtcagtgtcatGCCAAAGGTAATATTTGATAAACTAACCCATGCTGTTTTGTCCCCTACATCAATACATTTGCAGTTAGCGGATCAGTCAATTCGCCATCCTGCGGGGGTAGCTGAGAATATCCCCGTAAAGATACGCGAGTTCCTGGTCCCTGTGGATTTCGTGGTACTCGACATGGAGGTGGATGAAAAGACTCCACTTATCCTGGGAAGACCATTTCTCAGCACTGCTAATGCACATATTGACGTTGGAGCCGGAGAAATTCAATTTACAATCAATGGGGCCCAGGAGAAGTTCAACTTCAAACCAAAGGTAGTGCAATGCTCACTAATCTTGGCAGTGGATGTGGCAACCGTCACATTCATAACTAGGCCAAAGAAAAAGACCAATCCAACGCCAAGAGCAAAGAGCAAGAAAATATGGAAGAAGAAGGTAATACAACCGATGACACCTCCGAAGAAAATTTCTGTATCAACTCAAGGAGGAGGTCCTGTTCTAAGGACCTGA